The following proteins are co-located in the Trichocoleus sp. FACHB-46 genome:
- a CDS encoding tyrosine-protein kinase domain-containing protein, whose product MTPPFVKRYLIALDRHKWAGLAGFALIMGASVLVAAQPEEPPTYVAQGTLANNRPPVTFSETGTQIQAEGQVLSPEILLADNVVEAAAKQVDAEPDEVRRNATVEEPKKEKGKNDNAGAGSFIITYRDGNDPKRAAETAKVLMDGMVEQSRLINTARLRAIIQELNQRLPQATKDLRTAEQQLEQYDRREGPALVAAQNGNVITAIQNAEEQQRQLRLAMEGTMAQMRSLQQRLGLNPEQAYASSALSADPIIANLRSQLYQNESQIALLSQSLRPEHPTMIELRNQQQAYETLLQQRAGEVVGGNQVAAPLVGGNQIRRDSSLDPARQQLANQLTNLQTQLDTMRQQMASAARTEQEMRREYAVLPNKQLERTRLEQQTILKRTFYDRMQAALVDAKAAEAETASSLTIAKAPEVSQDAKPAKNAPLTLGIGALVGLIVGGGLILLLDSLEGKFYTLEDVREALRQREIAILGVLPLLPNLDPYSDDIPVVVDPESPYADFYERLRSNLRRAEGKTLKVILVTSVVGQEGKTLSAYNLAIASARAGRRTLLVEADLRSPSQAKSLKVAPDPDSAIEPLRYYGQFGDCIRLVPDVENLYIVPSPGPQRQAAAILESSEIRRLLEDVRGRFDMVILDTPSLSLCNDALLLEPYSDGMLLVTRPGYTEDSLLAEATDQLAESDFRLLGAIINGVDIPVQSVEPLLDEELTAHALGEDMAEDLGEVATSTRDYR is encoded by the coding sequence ATGACTCCCCCCTTTGTTAAACGTTATCTCATTGCTCTGGATCGACATAAATGGGCTGGACTTGCGGGTTTTGCCCTGATTATGGGTGCCTCTGTATTGGTGGCAGCCCAACCAGAAGAACCACCGACTTACGTGGCCCAAGGAACGCTAGCGAACAATCGCCCGCCTGTAACCTTTTCTGAGACAGGCACTCAGATCCAAGCCGAGGGACAGGTCCTGAGTCCAGAAATCTTACTAGCAGATAACGTGGTTGAGGCCGCTGCTAAGCAGGTTGATGCTGAGCCAGACGAGGTGCGACGCAATGCAACAGTAGAAGAACCCAAGAAGGAGAAGGGCAAAAACGATAATGCAGGTGCTGGTTCGTTCATCATCACCTATCGTGACGGAAACGATCCTAAGCGGGCTGCTGAAACGGCTAAGGTGCTGATGGATGGCATGGTGGAGCAGAGCCGCCTCATTAATACAGCACGCTTACGGGCGATCATTCAGGAACTGAATCAGCGTCTACCCCAAGCAACTAAAGACCTCAGAACCGCGGAACAGCAGCTAGAGCAGTACGACCGGAGAGAAGGTCCTGCCCTAGTAGCGGCTCAGAATGGCAATGTGATTACAGCGATTCAAAATGCCGAGGAGCAGCAACGGCAACTCCGCTTGGCAATGGAAGGAACGATGGCTCAAATGCGGAGCCTACAACAAAGATTAGGGTTGAATCCTGAGCAGGCCTATGCCTCTTCTGCCCTCAGTGCCGATCCAATCATTGCCAATTTGCGATCGCAGCTTTATCAAAACGAATCCCAGATAGCGCTGCTCAGTCAGTCGTTGCGGCCTGAACACCCAACGATGATCGAGTTACGAAATCAGCAACAAGCCTATGAAACATTGTTGCAACAACGCGCTGGTGAAGTTGTAGGTGGCAACCAAGTTGCAGCTCCCTTAGTCGGTGGCAACCAAATTCGCAGAGATAGTAGTTTGGACCCAGCTAGGCAGCAGCTAGCTAACCAACTTACTAATTTGCAAACTCAACTAGATACGATGCGGCAGCAGATGGCCTCGGCAGCTCGCACCGAGCAAGAAATGCGCCGTGAATATGCGGTTCTACCCAACAAACAGTTAGAGCGCACTCGCCTAGAACAACAAACAATTCTGAAGCGCACCTTTTACGACCGGATGCAGGCTGCTTTGGTGGATGCCAAGGCTGCCGAAGCAGAAACGGCTAGCAGTTTGACGATCGCGAAAGCGCCAGAGGTGTCACAGGATGCCAAACCTGCGAAAAATGCTCCTTTAACACTCGGGATTGGAGCTCTAGTCGGCCTGATCGTGGGTGGTGGGTTAATCTTGCTGCTAGATTCCCTGGAAGGCAAGTTCTACACCCTCGAAGACGTGCGAGAAGCCTTACGTCAGCGAGAAATTGCGATTTTGGGCGTCTTGCCGTTGCTACCGAATCTTGATCCTTATAGCGACGACATTCCCGTTGTGGTCGATCCTGAGTCGCCTTATGCGGACTTTTATGAGCGGCTGCGAAGTAATCTACGCCGTGCCGAAGGTAAGACGCTAAAGGTCATTTTAGTGACGAGTGTGGTAGGTCAAGAAGGCAAGACTTTGAGTGCTTATAACTTAGCGATCGCCTCCGCTAGAGCTGGCAGACGAACTCTACTAGTAGAAGCAGATTTGCGGTCACCTTCCCAAGCCAAGTCTCTCAAGGTCGCTCCTGACCCAGACAGCGCGATCGAACCACTACGCTACTACGGACAATTCGGTGACTGCATCCGCTTGGTTCCCGATGTCGAAAACCTCTATATCGTTCCTAGCCCTGGCCCCCAGCGTCAAGCCGCCGCTATTTTGGAGTCAAGCGAAATTCGTCGTCTCCTAGAGGATGTGCGGGGTCGCTTCGATATGGTGATTCTCGACACCCCTTCACTCAGCCTCTGCAATGATGCCCTCCTTCTAGAACCCTATAGCGATGGCATGCTATTGGTGACTCGGCCAGGTTATACCGAAGACAGCCTGCTAGCTGAAGCTACTGACCAGTTAGCGGAGTCAGATTTCCGGCTACTGGGAGCCATCATTAATGGGGTAGACATCCCTGTACAGTCAGTTGAACCCTTACTCGATGAGGAATTGACTGCTCATGCACTTGGCGAGGACATGGCTGAAGACCTAGGAGAAGTAGCCACTAGCACCAGAGACTACCGCTAG
- a CDS encoding serine hydrolase translates to MTDQGSTMSRRHRRRQMLQASQQQEVAKRLPSQPENLLSAQGTVPKAPTQSQQRASHRAGSQSHLRLNLKQLLSGQPERRLLPLARTNGQLVVSPSRTSAIAPTTRRSARESGLRTSNNAQRLPGPRDTNSIDDSLWRDRLLPLTPKAATREAARGIGAKNSPLSERQTQVSSPIPGNSSGSRTRSGKRTRQRSPKLHRSQPTAQSIAELKRKAAQRSQLRRSVSPLLYGTRLLILGLGIGVIAGTLLSTLDPSRFMAGASQTAINAKSQTEQQAKVVNSAKLPMPLKLSQEAAPLKAEIQGLTRQTSGLTPGVFLIDLDTTTYVDLNGTAVFPAASTIKVPVLVAFFQDVDAGKIRLDELLTMKPELIGSGSGDMQYQPPGTKFSALDTASRMITISDNTATNMLIARLGGVAALNRRFQSWGLTATVINNPLPDLQGTNTTSPRDLATLMAWVNQGDLVSMRSRDRMLDIMRRTVTDTLLPRGLGEGATIAHKTGDIGSLIGDVGLIDMPNGKRYVITALVKRPFNDGQASELIRQISRVTYNNLSQSGGAANTLPGSTMAPGPGVGMPNPAGNMPLGNPANVPGQGRPMAPAAPSTFNQPPGFNQQ, encoded by the coding sequence ATGACAGATCAAGGTAGCACTATGAGCCGTCGGCACCGTCGTCGCCAAATGTTGCAGGCATCGCAGCAGCAAGAAGTTGCGAAAAGACTGCCTAGCCAACCCGAAAATTTGCTTTCCGCTCAGGGCACCGTGCCTAAGGCTCCCACGCAATCGCAGCAGCGGGCTAGCCATCGAGCGGGATCGCAGTCACACTTACGGCTTAACTTAAAGCAACTGTTGTCAGGCCAACCAGAGCGGCGTTTACTGCCCCTCGCTAGGACAAACGGGCAACTAGTGGTATCGCCATCGAGAACTAGCGCGATCGCACCTACGACCCGCCGTTCAGCCAGAGAAAGCGGTTTACGCACGTCTAACAATGCTCAGCGTCTCCCCGGACCGCGAGATACCAACTCAATCGACGATAGTCTTTGGCGCGATCGCTTACTGCCACTCACTCCCAAAGCAGCAACCCGAGAAGCAGCTAGAGGAATAGGCGCAAAAAATTCCCCACTCTCGGAGCGACAAACTCAAGTCAGCAGCCCCATTCCAGGCAATTCATCGGGTTCCAGAACTCGATCAGGCAAGCGCACTCGACAACGCAGTCCTAAACTGCACCGCTCCCAACCCACAGCTCAGTCAATTGCAGAGTTGAAGCGCAAGGCAGCTCAGCGATCGCAGCTTCGGCGGTCAGTATCTCCTTTGCTGTATGGCACTCGCCTGTTGATTTTGGGCTTAGGCATTGGGGTAATTGCTGGCACTTTGCTCTCTACTCTAGACCCTAGCCGCTTTATGGCTGGAGCCTCTCAAACGGCTATCAACGCTAAGAGCCAGACTGAACAACAGGCAAAAGTGGTTAACTCAGCTAAACTTCCGATGCCGTTGAAGTTAAGCCAAGAAGCTGCCCCCCTGAAAGCTGAGATTCAAGGGTTAACCAGACAAACCTCCGGTTTAACCCCAGGCGTGTTTCTGATCGATCTGGATACGACGACCTATGTAGACCTGAATGGAACTGCCGTCTTTCCAGCAGCTAGCACAATCAAAGTTCCAGTCTTAGTAGCCTTCTTTCAAGATGTAGATGCTGGCAAAATTCGCCTAGACGAGCTTCTAACGATGAAGCCTGAGTTGATTGGCTCTGGGTCAGGCGATATGCAGTATCAACCTCCAGGGACAAAATTTAGTGCCCTAGACACCGCATCCCGAATGATCACGATTAGCGACAATACAGCAACCAACATGCTAATTGCTCGCTTGGGTGGGGTTGCTGCGCTCAACCGACGCTTTCAATCTTGGGGCCTCACAGCGACGGTAATTAACAACCCCCTACCTGACTTACAAGGCACCAATACCACCAGCCCTAGGGATTTAGCCACCTTGATGGCCTGGGTGAATCAAGGGGATTTGGTGTCGATGCGATCGCGCGATCGCATGCTTGACATTATGCGGCGCACCGTAACCGATACCTTGCTGCCCCGCGGTTTAGGAGAAGGTGCCACCATTGCCCATAAAACTGGAGATATTGGTTCGCTGATTGGAGATGTCGGTTTAATTGACATGCCCAACGGTAAGCGATACGTCATTACCGCTTTGGTCAAACGTCCCTTCAACGACGGGCAAGCTTCAGAGTTAATTCGCCAAATTTCCCGCGTCACCTACAACAATCTCAGCCAATCGGGGGGAGCTGCGAATACTCTGCCGGGGTCCACTATGGCTCCGGGTCCAGGAGTAGGTATGCCCAACCCAGCAGGAAATATGCCACTGGGCAACCCCGCCAATGTCCCAGGTCAAGGCCGTCCCATGGCGCCTGCTGCCCCCAGCACTTTTAACCAACCACCAGGGTTTAATCAGCAATAA
- a CDS encoding isoaspartyl peptidase/L-asparaginase, protein MSRVQPKLIIHGGAGSSLKGKGGADALRQILYGIVEEVYALLNQGASAQTAVVRGCQLLENHPRFNAGTGSVLQSDGQIRMSAALMDGATQRFSGVINVSRVKNPINLAETLQNAADRVLSDHGAAELVRELQIPPHEPLTELRLQEWIQERQGNFSKTMAGVVAEELVADSNAGRGTIGVVALDNQGHLVAGTSTGGKGFERVGRVSDSAMPAGNYATTHAAISCTGIGEDIIDECLAARIVVRVTDGLPLQAAFERSFTESQQNQRDLGAIGIDANGAIAWGKTSDVLLAAYHNGDRIGDTLELASGMVVGTT, encoded by the coding sequence ATGTCACGGGTGCAGCCAAAGCTAATTATTCATGGAGGGGCGGGTAGCTCCTTAAAAGGCAAAGGGGGAGCAGACGCATTACGACAAATTCTTTACGGCATCGTGGAAGAAGTTTATGCCCTCCTCAACCAAGGAGCCAGCGCCCAAACTGCTGTGGTTCGGGGTTGTCAGCTTCTAGAAAACCATCCCCGTTTTAATGCTGGCACTGGCTCGGTGCTGCAATCCGACGGCCAAATTCGCATGAGTGCGGCGCTCATGGATGGCGCAACTCAACGCTTTAGTGGTGTGATTAACGTTTCTCGGGTAAAAAATCCGATCAATCTGGCTGAAACCTTGCAAAATGCTGCCGATCGCGTGCTTTCTGACCATGGAGCCGCTGAGTTAGTGCGTGAACTGCAAATTCCCCCCCATGAACCTTTAACGGAGCTACGGCTACAAGAGTGGATTCAGGAACGGCAAGGCAACTTTTCCAAAACAATGGCGGGTGTCGTCGCAGAGGAACTCGTTGCCGATAGCAATGCGGGGCGCGGTACGATTGGAGTGGTCGCGCTCGACAACCAAGGTCATCTAGTAGCTGGCACCTCAACTGGGGGCAAAGGTTTCGAGCGCGTGGGCCGAGTCAGCGATTCTGCCATGCCTGCGGGCAACTACGCCACCACTCATGCAGCGATTAGCTGTACTGGCATTGGGGAAGACATTATTGACGAGTGCCTCGCCGCGCGGATTGTCGTGCGGGTTACCGACGGCTTACCCCTACAAGCTGCCTTTGAGCGCTCCTTTACTGAGTCTCAACAAAATCAGCGCGACTTGGGTGCCATTGGAATTGATGCCAATGGTGCGATCGCCTGGGGCAAAACTAGTGATGTTCTCTTGGCTGCTTACCACAACGGCGATCGCATCGGCGACACCTTAGAATTAGCGTCTGGAATGGTGGTAGGTACGACGTGA
- the glmU gene encoding bifunctional UDP-N-acetylglucosamine diphosphorylase/glucosamine-1-phosphate N-acetyltransferase GlmU, with translation MVAVAILAAGRGTRMKSNLPKVLHGLGGRSLVERVLNSLSDIEPSRRIIIVGYQGHLVQEALASFSDVEFVEQAEQKGTGHAIQQLLPHLAGFQDDLLVLNGDVPLLRPETLQQLLKTHQQHQNAATILTAQLPNPKGYGRVFCDSQNIVKQIVEDRDCSPAQKQNHRINAGVYCFRWPDLELVLPQLKANNDQQEYYLTDTVSFLEPVMSVDVEDYQEILGINDRKQLAGAYEILQARVKDDWMAAGVTLVDPDSITIDETVQIEPDVVIEPQTHLRGKTTIRAGARIGPGSLIENSEIGENVTALYSVVTDSTVKSGARIGPYAHLRGHVEVGSGCRIGNFVEIKSSTVGDRTNVAHLSYIGNATLGERVNIGAGTITANYDGVNKHPTVIGDRTKTGSNSVLVAPVTLGADVTVAAGSVVTKDVSDDSLVIARARQVTRAGWRMKPQAGSEE, from the coding sequence ATGGTAGCGGTAGCAATCTTAGCGGCTGGACGTGGAACACGCATGAAGTCGAACCTACCCAAGGTTTTGCATGGTCTGGGTGGGCGATCGCTGGTGGAACGGGTTCTGAATAGTTTGTCTGATATTGAACCATCTCGACGAATCATCATCGTCGGCTATCAAGGGCATCTTGTCCAGGAAGCTTTAGCATCTTTTAGCGATGTCGAGTTTGTGGAACAGGCAGAGCAAAAGGGCACAGGGCATGCAATTCAGCAGCTGTTGCCTCATCTAGCAGGGTTTCAAGATGACTTGCTGGTGCTGAATGGAGATGTGCCACTTCTGCGGCCAGAAACATTGCAACAGTTGTTAAAAACACATCAGCAGCACCAAAATGCTGCCACAATTTTGACGGCTCAACTGCCCAATCCTAAAGGATATGGGCGGGTTTTCTGCGATAGCCAAAACATTGTGAAGCAAATTGTAGAAGACCGAGACTGTAGTCCTGCCCAGAAGCAAAATCATCGCATCAATGCGGGAGTCTACTGCTTCCGGTGGCCTGACCTAGAGCTGGTACTGCCCCAGCTCAAAGCAAACAACGACCAACAAGAGTACTACCTGACAGACACCGTAAGCTTCCTAGAGCCAGTCATGTCGGTAGATGTAGAAGATTATCAAGAAATTTTGGGCATCAATGATCGTAAGCAGTTGGCGGGCGCTTATGAGATTTTGCAGGCCAGGGTAAAAGACGATTGGATGGCTGCCGGAGTCACATTGGTAGATCCAGACAGCATCACCATCGATGAAACCGTACAGATTGAACCGGATGTAGTGATTGAACCCCAAACCCACTTGCGCGGCAAAACCACCATTCGTGCAGGCGCTCGTATTGGCCCTGGTAGCTTGATTGAGAACAGCGAGATTGGTGAGAATGTAACAGCGCTCTACTCAGTCGTGACGGACAGCACCGTGAAATCTGGGGCTCGGATTGGTCCTTATGCTCATCTCCGGGGCCATGTGGAAGTAGGCTCTGGCTGCCGTATTGGTAACTTTGTCGAGATCAAGAGCAGTACTGTGGGCGATCGCACCAACGTAGCTCACCTGTCTTACATCGGTAACGCGACGCTAGGTGAACGAGTGAATATTGGTGCGGGAACGATTACCGCCAACTACGACGGAGTGAACAAGCATCCGACCGTGATTGGCGATCGCACCAAGACAGGCTCCAATAGCGTACTAGTAGCTCCCGTTACCTTAGGGGCAGATGTTACTGTGGCAGCAGGTTCCGTCGTGACCAAAGATGTCTCCGATGATTCGCTGGTGATTGCTCGTGCCCGTCAAGTGACGAGAGCAGGTTGGCGGATGAAACCGCAGGCTGGAAGTGAGGAGTAA
- a CDS encoding RNA methyltransferase — translation MSESALTKVRIVLVEPAGPLNIGAIARVMKNMGLQQLVLVNPHCDPLGPEARQMAVHAVDLLTTAHVVPNLPTALQGCQRAIATTARSRTLETELEHPRTALPWLLPGVREVEETEPENSSDATPTDTWQSALIFGPEDRGLSNEELNYAQRFIRIPSSPTYPSLNLAQAVAVCCYELYQSIQISAELTGIPPIAPKPTALATPESSTTPVMAPLESLEGYYQQLETLLLKIGYLYPHTATSRMEKFRRLFNRAELSAAEVAMLRGILSQMEWALQQSQKYEEV, via the coding sequence ATGTCTGAAAGTGCCTTAACCAAAGTCCGAATTGTCTTGGTAGAACCCGCAGGGCCGCTCAACATAGGTGCGATCGCCCGTGTGATGAAAAATATGGGTCTGCAACAGTTGGTGTTAGTTAATCCGCATTGCGATCCCCTAGGGCCAGAAGCACGCCAGATGGCCGTTCATGCAGTAGATCTTCTCACCACAGCTCACGTAGTCCCGAATTTGCCGACTGCTCTCCAAGGATGCCAGCGGGCGATCGCAACCACAGCCCGGAGTCGCACCTTAGAAACTGAGTTGGAGCATCCCCGAACCGCTCTCCCTTGGCTATTACCCGGAGTTAGGGAAGTTGAGGAAACAGAGCCGGAAAACAGCTCAGACGCAACACCAACGGATACTTGGCAATCAGCCTTAATTTTTGGGCCAGAGGATCGCGGGCTGAGTAACGAGGAACTGAACTATGCACAGCGCTTCATTCGCATTCCCTCCAGCCCAACGTATCCGTCGCTGAACTTAGCTCAAGCAGTAGCAGTTTGTTGTTATGAGCTATATCAATCTATTCAGATCAGCGCAGAACTCACTGGAATCCCGCCAATCGCCCCCAAACCAACGGCCCTAGCAACGCCTGAATCCTCAACCACCCCAGTGATGGCTCCTCTAGAATCCTTAGAAGGGTATTACCAACAGTTAGAAACTTTGCTCTTGAAAATTGGTTATCTTTACCCGCATACTGCAACCAGTCGCATGGAGAAGTTTAGGCGATTATTTAATCGAGCTGAGCTTTCGGCTGCTGAAGTAGCGATGTTGCGGGGTATTCTCAGTCAAATGGAATGGGCGCTCCAGCAAAGTCAGAAGTACGAAGAGGTATGA
- a CDS encoding HD domain-containing phosphohydrolase — protein sequence MNGLDLERPKILVVDDHPASRMTAVALLSVEGYDVLEADSGPAALTCVTEGNPDLILLDVMMPGMDGFEVCRRLKQDEQTRLTPVIFITALNDRRARLKGIEAGGDDFLTKPFDQLELSARVKSLVGQKRLNEDLDHAEQVLFSIARTVESRDPNTGDHCERLVMRVKAFGEYLNLSRSEVRDLMWGGYLHDIGKVGIPDAVLLKTAGFTSEEWEVMKQHVLIGERICQPLRTMRGVLPIIRNHHERWNGSGYPDGLVGDDIPLLVQVFQLIDIYDALTHERPYKRAYTPEEALAILLEERDRGWRNPKLVQQFQDFIHQSEIKPLLSVPRTEVVAHPVESPVS from the coding sequence GTGAACGGTCTTGACCTAGAACGACCTAAAATTCTGGTCGTAGATGACCACCCAGCAAGTCGGATGACTGCTGTGGCCCTGCTCTCAGTGGAAGGATATGACGTTTTAGAAGCAGACAGTGGCCCAGCAGCTTTGACTTGTGTCACTGAGGGCAATCCTGACTTGATTCTCCTGGATGTAATGATGCCAGGAATGGATGGCTTTGAAGTCTGTCGTCGCTTAAAACAAGATGAGCAAACCCGACTCACCCCAGTTATTTTTATTACCGCCCTAAACGATCGACGAGCTCGTCTAAAAGGGATTGAGGCAGGGGGGGATGATTTTCTCACAAAGCCATTTGACCAATTAGAACTATCGGCTCGTGTGAAATCTTTGGTGGGTCAGAAGCGCCTGAACGAAGACTTAGACCACGCAGAGCAAGTCCTTTTTTCCATTGCTCGCACTGTAGAGAGCCGCGACCCTAACACTGGCGACCACTGCGAACGGCTAGTGATGCGGGTTAAAGCCTTTGGAGAATACCTAAATCTATCTCGGAGTGAGGTGCGAGACCTAATGTGGGGCGGGTACCTGCACGACATCGGAAAGGTTGGAATTCCAGATGCCGTCTTGCTCAAAACAGCGGGCTTTACCTCCGAAGAATGGGAAGTGATGAAGCAGCATGTGCTGATTGGAGAACGAATCTGTCAGCCACTGAGAACGATGCGGGGTGTGTTGCCAATTATCCGTAATCACCATGAGCGCTGGAACGGCTCAGGCTACCCAGATGGGCTGGTGGGTGACGACATTCCCTTGCTGGTGCAGGTCTTTCAATTGATTGATATCTACGATGCCCTGACTCACGAGCGACCTTACAAGCGAGCTTATACCCCAGAAGAAGCTCTCGCTATTTTGCTGGAGGAGAGAGACAGAGGCTGGCGGAATCCCAAGTTAGTGCAGCAGTTTCAGGATTTTATCCATCAAAGTGAGATTAAGCCGCTGCTCTCAGTGCCTCGAACTGAAGTGGTTGCTCACCCTGTAGAATCACCTGTGAGTTAA
- a CDS encoding DUF2256 domain-containing protein has product MGRARSKSDLPTKICPVCQRPFTWRKKWEGCWDEVKYCSERCRRRRSQAQSLDL; this is encoded by the coding sequence ATGGGACGTGCTCGCTCTAAATCCGATTTACCGACTAAAATTTGTCCGGTTTGCCAACGTCCCTTTACCTGGAGAAAAAAATGGGAAGGCTGCTGGGATGAAGTTAAATACTGTTCAGAGCGGTGTCGCCGTCGTCGTAGTCAAGCTCAGTCGCTAGATTTATAG